A stretch of the Streptococcus suis genome encodes the following:
- a CDS encoding MATE family efflux transporter, with protein sequence MNKKICKELISIAFPAMGENLLQMLMGMVDSYLVASLGIVALSGVSIANNLLAVYQAVFIALAAAVSSQLAHVVGKEKGMQITAIVTDSVKLTVYVGVFLGILAVILGPTLLTSLGAEREVAQLGGLYLILVGGSILLLGLMTCLGGILRTLGQPRYPMYISLFSNLLNAVFSAIAVFVLHTGVAGVAFGTILSRIVGCGLLWSRLSISIKPSTWSVDKELVRLALPAIGERLMMRAGDVVIVGMITGLGTAVVAGNAIGETITQFNYMPTLGISVATLIMTAKSRQDSLAVQRIYRVGLGLSLVFMFVIGGISYLAGPLLISLFTMDVQVAQASQTVLLYSVLGVPFTAATLVFTGLWQGMGNSRLPFYATGIGMWVVRIGLAYFLIKNFQLGLPSIWLATIVDNAFRASLLYVCFRYSTG encoded by the coding sequence ATGAACAAAAAGATTTGCAAAGAACTAATATCAATTGCCTTTCCTGCAATGGGAGAAAATCTTCTTCAAATGTTGATGGGGATGGTGGATTCCTATTTGGTCGCCAGTCTTGGAATCGTAGCTTTATCTGGCGTATCGATTGCGAATAATCTATTAGCCGTCTATCAGGCGGTTTTTATTGCGTTAGCTGCAGCCGTTTCATCCCAATTGGCCCATGTTGTAGGAAAAGAGAAAGGAATGCAGATTACTGCCATTGTCACCGATAGTGTCAAGTTGACTGTTTATGTAGGCGTATTTCTGGGTATTTTAGCGGTTATACTAGGTCCAACATTGCTGACTAGCTTGGGGGCGGAACGTGAAGTAGCTCAACTTGGTGGTCTCTATTTGATTTTGGTCGGGGGTAGTATTTTGTTACTGGGACTTATGACCTGTTTGGGTGGAATCCTGAGAACTCTTGGTCAACCTCGTTATCCAATGTATATTAGTTTATTTTCAAATCTCCTAAATGCCGTATTTTCGGCCATTGCAGTTTTTGTACTCCATACAGGGGTGGCCGGAGTTGCTTTTGGAACGATATTGTCAAGAATAGTCGGGTGCGGTCTACTTTGGTCACGCCTATCGATCTCTATTAAACCAAGTACTTGGTCTGTTGATAAAGAGTTAGTTAGGCTTGCTCTACCTGCTATTGGCGAACGGTTGATGATGAGAGCAGGTGATGTAGTCATTGTAGGAATGATTACTGGTTTGGGAACGGCTGTTGTTGCTGGAAATGCGATTGGAGAAACCATTACTCAATTTAACTATATGCCCACCTTAGGAATCTCAGTAGCAACGCTTATTATGACTGCAAAGAGTAGGCAAGATTCGTTAGCTGTTCAACGGATTTATCGAGTTGGTCTTGGACTCTCGCTGGTTTTTATGTTCGTAATAGGAGGCATTAGTTACTTAGCAGGACCTTTATTAATTAGTCTTTTCACGATGGATGTTCAAGTGGCACAAGCTAGTCAGACAGTCTTGCTCTATTCTGTCCTTGGGGTACCTTTTACAGCAGCAACTCTTGTCTTTACAGGACTTTGGCAAGGTATGGGTAATTCTCGGCTACCTTTTTATGCGACTGGTATAGGCATGTGGGTGGTTCGAATAGGTCTAGCATATTTTCTAATAAAAAATTTTCAATTAGGCTTGCCTAGCATTTGGCTTGCAACGATAGTAGATAATGCCTTTCGAGCAAGTTTGTTATATGTTTGCTTCAGATACTCCACAGGATGA
- a CDS encoding PadR family transcriptional regulator has protein sequence MNDKLKRVYVPMTETAFYILFHLQQERHGYDITQKTKEVTAGQVVISPGTMYGTLSKMEKDGLIAFVREEDKRKLYQITATGREILDIELARIERLYRNSKGESYGN, from the coding sequence ATGAACGATAAGTTAAAACGGGTCTATGTTCCCATGACAGAGACAGCCTTCTATATTCTCTTTCATTTACAGCAGGAACGACATGGTTACGATATTACACAGAAGACTAAGGAAGTCACGGCAGGTCAGGTCGTGATTAGTCCCGGAACCATGTATGGCACCCTATCGAAAATGGAAAAAGATGGCTTGATTGCCTTTGTCAGAGAAGAAGACAAGCGAAAGTTATACCAAATAACAGCAACGGGTCGAGAAATTCTGGATATAGAATTGGCTCGAATTGAACGACTTTATCGAAATAGTAAGGGGGAAAGTTATGGAAACTAA
- a CDS encoding threonine synthase translates to MTLVYQSTRDAKNTVSASQAILQGLATDGGLFTPISMPRVELDFSVLKDASYQEIAKLILSAFLDDFTADELDYCINNAYDSKFDTPAIAPVIKLKGQYNLELFRGSTIAFKDMALSILPYLMTTAAKKHGLENEIVILTATSGDTGKAAMAGFADVPGTQIIVFYPRDGVSKVQELQMTTQTGSNTHVVAIDGNFDDAQTNVKHMFNDENLRAKLAAKKLQFSSANSMNIGRLVPQIVYYVYAYAQLVKTGEIAAGDKVNFTVPTGNFGNILAAYYAKQIGLPVGKLICASNDNNVLTDFFSTGVYDKNRTFRVTTSPSMDILVSSNLERLIFHLFGNDAVKTAELMEALNTAGQYDIQGADADILSFFVAAFATEEETAAEIKRVYDESGYIEDPHTAVASAVYKKYAQQTGDQTPTVIASTASPYKFPVVAVEAVTGQSGLTDFEALAKLHEISGVALPPAVDGLETAPVRHNTVVAAADMQAEVERYLGV, encoded by the coding sequence ATGACATTAGTATATCAATCAACACGTGATGCCAAGAATACCGTATCAGCAAGTCAAGCCATTTTACAAGGGTTGGCAACTGATGGTGGGTTGTTTACTCCTATTTCCATGCCAAGGGTTGAGTTGGATTTTTCTGTACTCAAAGATGCTTCTTATCAAGAAATTGCCAAGTTGATTTTGTCGGCTTTTTTGGATGATTTTACGGCAGATGAGCTGGACTACTGTATCAACAATGCCTACGATAGCAAGTTTGACACGCCAGCTATTGCCCCAGTTATCAAACTAAAAGGTCAGTACAACTTGGAACTTTTCCGTGGCTCAACCATTGCCTTTAAGGACATGGCCCTGTCTATCTTGCCTTATTTGATGACGACAGCGGCTAAAAAACATGGTCTGGAAAATGAGATTGTCATTTTAACTGCAACGTCAGGTGATACAGGTAAGGCTGCTATGGCCGGCTTTGCGGATGTACCAGGTACACAAATCATCGTCTTCTACCCACGCGACGGGGTATCTAAAGTCCAAGAATTGCAGATGACTACGCAAACGGGGTCTAATACTCACGTGGTGGCTATTGATGGTAACTTTGACGATGCTCAGACTAATGTGAAGCACATGTTCAATGACGAGAATCTTCGTGCCAAGTTGGCGGCTAAAAAACTCCAGTTTTCATCAGCCAACTCCATGAACATCGGTCGCTTAGTGCCACAGATTGTTTACTATGTTTATGCCTACGCTCAGCTGGTTAAGACTGGTGAGATTGCGGCGGGCGACAAGGTCAATTTCACTGTTCCGACAGGGAATTTTGGGAATATCTTAGCGGCTTACTACGCTAAACAGATCGGTCTTCCAGTTGGCAAGCTCATCTGTGCTTCCAACGACAATAATGTCCTAACCGACTTCTTCTCAACTGGTGTTTACGACAAGAACCGTACTTTCCGCGTGACCACTAGTCCATCTATGGATATTTTGGTCTCATCAAACTTGGAGCGTTTGATTTTCCACCTCTTTGGTAATGACGCTGTCAAAACAGCGGAGCTGATGGAAGCCTTGAACACAGCTGGTCAGTATGACATTCAAGGAGCTGACGCGGATATTTTATCTTTCTTTGTTGCTGCCTTTGCGACAGAAGAAGAAACTGCTGCAGAAATCAAACGTGTTTATGACGAGTCAGGCTATATTGAAGACCCACATACGGCTGTAGCATCTGCAGTTTATAAGAAATATGCACAGCAAACTGGTGATCAGACTCCAACAGTAATTGCTTCAACAGCTAGTCCGTACAAGTTCCCTGTGGTTGCGGTTGAAGCTGTGACTGGTCAGTCAGGTTTAACTGACTTTGAAGCTCTTGCAAAATTACATGAGATTTCAGGTGTAGCCTTGCCACCAGCTGTAGATGGTTTGGAAACAGCACCGGTTCGCCACAATACCGTTGTTGCAGCTGCAGATATGCAAGCAGAGGTAGAACGATATTTGGGTGTTTAA
- the mvk gene encoding mevalonate kinase → MSAIGKASGKIILMGEHSVVYGQPAIAMPFSAVEIIAKVTAQGEALSVDCDFYKGLVHKMPKIWESLKHAIRFSLYRIGAPTDPAIHIKISSTIPAERGMGSSAAVAVAVARALFAHYEKILTDKELWEIVQSSEKIAHGNPSGIDAATTSGKSPVFFIKNQPMEPLELKLSAYLVVADTGVTGNTLEAISDVADLLEKKPEAMKFIEELGSLAKQAKEDLATDQAELLGSKMNQAHVLLQELGVSDPSLDQLVRISQESGALGAKLTGGGRGGCMIALAKNAEDAQKIAQTLDQAGSRQTWIQYLGEIND, encoded by the coding sequence ATGTCGGCAATAGGAAAAGCATCTGGGAAAATTATATTGATGGGCGAACATTCAGTGGTTTATGGACAGCCGGCGATTGCGATGCCTTTTTCTGCTGTAGAAATTATTGCCAAAGTGACAGCTCAGGGAGAGGCTCTGAGTGTCGACTGTGATTTTTATAAGGGCCTTGTCCATAAGATGCCCAAAATATGGGAAAGCCTCAAACATGCTATACGATTTTCACTATATCGTATCGGAGCGCCAACAGATCCGGCCATTCACATTAAAATTAGCTCGACTATTCCTGCTGAAAGAGGAATGGGTTCAAGTGCAGCGGTGGCAGTTGCTGTAGCACGGGCTCTATTTGCGCATTATGAAAAAATATTGACCGATAAGGAGTTGTGGGAAATAGTTCAATCCTCGGAAAAAATAGCTCATGGAAATCCGTCGGGAATAGACGCAGCAACCACAAGTGGTAAGTCACCTGTCTTTTTTATTAAAAATCAGCCTATGGAGCCACTAGAACTCAAACTCAGTGCCTATCTAGTAGTGGCAGATACTGGTGTGACAGGAAATACCTTAGAAGCTATTTCAGATGTCGCGGATTTGTTGGAGAAAAAGCCAGAGGCGATGAAGTTTATTGAGGAACTCGGAAGCTTAGCGAAACAGGCTAAAGAAGACTTAGCCACTGACCAAGCTGAGCTTCTAGGAAGTAAAATGAATCAAGCTCATGTCCTTCTGCAAGAATTAGGTGTATCTGATCCCAGTCTTGATCAGCTAGTACGCATTTCTCAAGAGTCCGGAGCACTTGGAGCTAAATTAACTGGTGGTGGTCGAGGAGGTTGCATGATTGCATTGGCAAAAAATGCAGAAGATGCTCAAAAAATAGCTCAAACATTAGATCAAGCTGGTTCTCGCCAGACATGGATACAATATTTAGGAGAAATCAATGACTAA
- a CDS encoding ATP-binding cassette domain-containing protein: MTEKLVEIKDLEISFGEGRKKFVAVKNANFFINRGETFSLVGESGSGKTTIGRAIIGLNETSGGDILYNGEKINGKISHEKSRELIKKIQMIFQDPAASLNERATVDYIISEGLYNFKLFNNEEERQAKVRSMMTEVGLLAEHLTRFPHEFSGGQRQRIGIARALVMNPELVIADEPISALDVSVRAQVLNLLKRLQKELGLTYLFIAHDLSVVRFISDRIAVIHKGVIVEVAETEELFKNPLHPYTRSLLSAVPIPDPILERQKTLVVYDPNMHDYSVDRPEMHEIKPGHFVWSNKAEFAKYSEGI; this comes from the coding sequence ATGACTGAAAAATTAGTTGAAATCAAAGATTTAGAAATTTCTTTCGGTGAAGGGCGCAAAAAATTTGTAGCTGTCAAAAATGCTAATTTCTTTATTAATCGTGGAGAAACATTCTCCTTAGTTGGAGAATCGGGGTCTGGTAAGACAACGATTGGTCGTGCGATAATTGGACTAAATGAAACAAGTGGTGGAGATATTCTTTACAATGGAGAGAAAATAAATGGGAAAATTTCTCATGAGAAGTCTCGAGAATTAATTAAGAAAATTCAAATGATTTTTCAAGATCCAGCTGCGAGTTTGAATGAACGTGCAACAGTAGACTATATTATCTCTGAGGGCTTGTACAATTTTAAATTGTTTAATAATGAAGAAGAGCGGCAAGCAAAAGTTCGGTCAATGATGACAGAAGTGGGGCTACTTGCGGAACACTTAACACGCTTTCCTCATGAGTTCTCAGGAGGCCAACGCCAGAGGATAGGTATAGCTCGAGCACTTGTGATGAATCCTGAATTGGTGATTGCCGATGAACCGATTTCTGCATTAGATGTGTCTGTTAGAGCTCAAGTCTTAAATTTATTGAAGAGATTGCAAAAAGAACTGGGCTTAACTTATCTCTTTATTGCACATGATTTGTCAGTTGTTCGGTTTATTTCTGATAGGATTGCAGTGATTCATAAAGGTGTTATTGTAGAAGTGGCAGAGACAGAGGAATTGTTTAAGAATCCTTTGCATCCATACACTCGTTCCTTACTATCTGCTGTTCCTATTCCGGATCCAATTTTAGAAAGACAAAAAACTTTAGTAGTATATGACCCAAATATGCATGATTATTCTGTAGATAGGCCAGAAATGCATGAAATCAAGCCAGGCCATTTTGTATGGTCAAATAAAGCAGAATTTGCAAAATATTCAGAAGGCATATAA
- a CDS encoding phosphomevalonate kinase, with protein sequence MKVVTKVPGKLFLAGEYAVVESGNPAVIAAVDRYLTVSIESAESGMIHSTQQSDMFLTWYRTNEQILVSEENPYQIVLTALQVSEEFLREQGIPCQGYYSVTIQSELDDQDSGTKYGLGSSGAVTVATVEAILLYYSYELDPLLVFKLSVLTQARLNMTGSHGDLAASSFRGLVAYYSLDKSWLSEQMSVQGLSNLLASDWKDLQIKQIGLPAPLELLVGWTGSAASTTHLVSHMESKKTQQSKEEIYSQFLNDSKVCVEQLIWACQNKDIPCIKQAVTRNRYLLRKFSEDMSLTIETPLLTELCDSAEANGAVAKSSGAGGGDCGICLVDSQEQKEDIQIIWEQAGIFPLPLTIAERNKERI encoded by the coding sequence ATGAAGGTAGTGACCAAGGTTCCAGGTAAATTATTTTTGGCTGGAGAATATGCGGTGGTGGAGTCAGGAAACCCAGCAGTGATAGCAGCAGTTGACCGTTATTTAACGGTTAGTATTGAGTCGGCTGAAAGTGGAATGATTCACTCTACCCAGCAGTCTGATATGTTTTTAACATGGTATCGCACAAATGAACAGATTCTTGTTTCGGAAGAAAATCCTTATCAGATTGTCTTGACAGCTTTACAAGTATCAGAAGAATTTCTGCGTGAACAAGGGATACCATGTCAAGGCTACTACAGTGTAACGATTCAATCAGAATTGGATGACCAAGATTCTGGGACTAAATATGGTCTAGGTTCATCAGGTGCTGTAACGGTTGCTACTGTTGAAGCTATACTGCTCTATTATAGTTACGAATTGGATCCTTTATTGGTTTTCAAATTGTCTGTTTTGACTCAGGCAAGATTGAATATGACGGGCTCGCATGGAGATTTGGCGGCGTCTAGTTTTCGCGGGCTTGTCGCATACTATTCTCTTGATAAATCCTGGTTGTCGGAGCAGATGTCTGTGCAAGGTTTGAGTAATCTTCTTGCAAGTGATTGGAAAGATTTGCAGATTAAGCAGATTGGGTTGCCTGCACCATTGGAATTACTAGTTGGTTGGACAGGATCTGCTGCATCGACAACGCACCTAGTATCACATATGGAGAGCAAAAAAACGCAGCAGTCTAAGGAAGAAATTTATTCCCAGTTTTTGAATGATTCCAAAGTATGTGTAGAGCAGTTGATATGGGCTTGCCAAAATAAAGATATACCTTGTATAAAACAGGCCGTTACTCGCAATCGCTATTTATTGCGAAAATTTTCGGAAGATATGAGTCTGACCATTGAAACTCCTTTGTTGACGGAACTTTGTGATAGTGCAGAAGCAAATGGTGCCGTAGCAAAGTCATCAGGAGCGGGAGGTGGCGACTGTGGTATTTGTTTAGTTGACAGCCAAGAGCAAAAAGAAGATATCCAAATTATTTGGGAGCAGGCAGGAATTTTTCCACTTCCCTTAACGATTGCAGAAAGAAATAAGGAGAGAATATGA
- a CDS encoding histidine phosphatase family protein produces the protein MADVRLYISRHGKTMFNTIGRVQGWCDTPLTKKGEEGIRELGLGLKDTGVDFKLAVSSDLGRTVQTMTIALRELEKLGEIPYYQDKRIREWCFGSFEGMYDAELFQGVLPRLKGTVDTNGMSFAEIATGIQEADTAGWSESWEVLSNRILTGFESIAQDLEKQGGGNALVVSHGMTIATLAHLLDPERGADVVLDNGSITVLKYENSSFTIESFGDMSYRQRGAELIAQGK, from the coding sequence ATGGCAGACGTAAGATTATACATTTCCCGTCATGGAAAAACAATGTTTAATACAATTGGTCGGGTACAAGGTTGGTGTGATACGCCTCTTACCAAAAAGGGAGAAGAAGGTATTCGTGAGTTAGGGCTTGGACTGAAAGATACCGGAGTCGATTTCAAATTAGCTGTGTCAAGCGACTTGGGACGAACAGTTCAAACGATGACCATTGCTTTGCGGGAATTGGAAAAATTAGGGGAAATTCCATATTATCAGGATAAACGCATTCGAGAATGGTGTTTTGGTAGTTTTGAGGGTATGTATGATGCAGAACTATTTCAAGGAGTTCTTCCTCGCTTGAAAGGAACTGTGGATACGAATGGAATGTCATTTGCAGAAATAGCGACAGGGATTCAAGAAGCAGACACAGCTGGTTGGTCTGAATCATGGGAAGTGCTTAGCAATCGTATTTTGACAGGTTTTGAATCTATTGCTCAAGACTTGGAAAAGCAAGGTGGAGGAAATGCCTTGGTTGTTAGTCATGGTATGACGATAGCCACACTCGCTCATCTACTTGACCCAGAGAGGGGGGCAGATGTTGTATTGGATAATGGCTCAATTACAGTTCTCAAGTATGAGAATAGCTCATTCACCATTGAATCATTTGGGGACATGTCCTATCGCCAGCGAGGAGCAGAATTAATAGCTCAAGGGAAATAA
- a CDS encoding PFL family protein, giving the protein MDIRQVTETIAMIEEQHFDIRTITMGISLLDCIDPDIEKAAEKVYSKIVTKAKNLVSVGDEIAAELGIPIVNKRVSVTPIALIGAATDATDYLPLAHALDKAANEIGIDFIGGFSALVQKGYQKGDEILINSIPQALAQTSKVCSSVNIGSTKSGINMTAVRDMGRIIKETAEASEMGAAKLVVFANAVEDNPFMAGAFHGVGEADVVINVGVSGPGVVKRALEKVRGESFDVVAETVKKTAFKITRIGQLVGNMASERLGVKFGIVDLSLAPTPAVGDSVARVLEEMGLETVGTHGTTAALALLNDAVKKGGVMACNQVGGLSGAFIPVSEDEGMIAAVQSGSLNLEKLEAMTAICSVGLDMIAIPETTPAETIAAMIADEAAIGVINQKTTAVRIIPLGKEGELIEFGGLLGTAPVMKVNQASSVDFINRGGQIPAPIHSFKN; this is encoded by the coding sequence ATGGACATTAGACAGGTAACTGAAACGATTGCCATGATCGAGGAACAGCACTTCGATATTCGGACGATTACTATGGGGATTTCTCTTTTAGATTGTATTGATCCTGACATTGAAAAAGCTGCTGAGAAAGTTTATTCTAAAATTGTGACCAAGGCAAAGAATTTGGTTTCGGTTGGGGATGAAATAGCAGCAGAATTAGGGATTCCTATTGTCAATAAACGTGTGTCTGTAACGCCGATTGCCTTAATTGGTGCGGCGACTGATGCGACAGATTATCTCCCATTGGCTCATGCTTTGGACAAGGCAGCTAATGAAATCGGAATTGACTTTATCGGAGGTTTTTCAGCCCTTGTTCAAAAAGGCTATCAAAAAGGTGATGAAATTCTGATCAACTCCATTCCACAAGCCTTAGCACAGACTTCAAAGGTTTGTTCATCGGTTAATATCGGTTCGACAAAGTCCGGTATTAACATGACTGCTGTGAGAGATATGGGAAGAATCATCAAGGAAACAGCTGAAGCTTCTGAGATGGGTGCTGCTAAGTTGGTGGTTTTTGCGAATGCGGTTGAAGATAATCCGTTTATGGCTGGCGCTTTCCATGGTGTTGGTGAGGCAGATGTCGTTATTAATGTGGGTGTTTCTGGGCCAGGTGTAGTAAAGCGTGCTCTGGAAAAAGTCCGCGGGGAGAGCTTTGATGTAGTAGCTGAAACAGTGAAGAAAACAGCCTTTAAAATAACTCGTATCGGTCAGCTAGTGGGCAATATGGCGAGCGAACGTTTGGGTGTCAAATTTGGTATCGTTGACCTCTCACTTGCTCCAACACCTGCTGTCGGGGACTCTGTTGCGCGTGTCTTGGAGGAAATGGGATTGGAAACCGTTGGCACACATGGAACAACAGCTGCACTTGCTTTACTAAATGACGCGGTGAAAAAAGGTGGCGTTATGGCTTGTAACCAAGTAGGCGGTTTATCAGGCGCATTCATTCCTGTATCTGAAGATGAAGGGATGATTGCAGCGGTACAAAGTGGATCGCTCAATCTTGAAAAATTAGAAGCTATGACTGCGATTTGTTCTGTCGGTTTGGACATGATTGCCATTCCAGAAACGACTCCAGCCGAAACCATTGCAGCAATGATTGCAGATGAGGCAGCCATTGGGGTAATTAATCAAAAAACAACAGCAGTCCGTATTATCCCATTAGGTAAGGAAGGTGAATTGATCGAATTTGGAGGTCTTCTAGGAACAGCTCCTGTTATGAAAGTCAACCAAGCATCTTCTGTTGATTTTATCAACCGAGGTGGTCAGATTCCTGCGCCAATTCATAGTTTTAAGAATTAA
- the mvaD gene encoding diphosphomevalonate decarboxylase, whose amino-acid sequence MTKKIGIARAHTNIALIKYWGKRDKELFLPMNSSLSLTLDAFYTDTKVVFDSELTGDEFYLNGNVQNEKEILKISRFLDLFREYIGEGNFARVESLNFVPTAAGLASSASAFAALALATATALHIDLSPAQLSTFARRGSGSSTRSLFGGFVEWDMGTGSEDSMARPIDDADWDIAMIVLAVNTGPKKIASREGMDHTVATSPFYSAWVETAQSDLADIKVAIANRDFEKLGQITEHNGMKMHATTLSANPPFTYWTADSLLAQETVRQVREKTGLSAYMTMDAGPNVKVLCRESEMDEFVNELSQIFPREKIITSKPGPAAYILSEEEWHASQKKFEKSLEHEGSDQGSR is encoded by the coding sequence ATGACTAAAAAAATAGGAATTGCCCGCGCCCATACAAATATCGCTTTGATTAAATACTGGGGGAAACGAGATAAGGAGCTATTTTTACCTATGAACTCCAGTTTGTCCTTGACACTTGATGCTTTTTATACGGATACAAAAGTTGTTTTTGACTCAGAATTGACAGGTGACGAATTTTATCTCAATGGAAATGTACAAAATGAAAAAGAAATTTTAAAAATTTCTCGATTTTTGGATTTATTTCGCGAATATATAGGTGAAGGGAATTTTGCTCGAGTTGAAAGTCTAAATTTTGTTCCAACTGCTGCTGGTTTGGCAAGTTCTGCATCGGCCTTTGCGGCTCTAGCACTTGCAACGGCAACTGCTTTACATATCGATTTGTCACCAGCTCAGCTTTCAACCTTTGCACGGAGAGGGTCTGGGTCAAGCACACGTAGCCTATTTGGTGGCTTTGTCGAGTGGGATATGGGTACTGGATCTGAAGATTCCATGGCTCGGCCAATTGATGATGCTGACTGGGACATTGCCATGATTGTCTTAGCTGTAAATACCGGACCTAAAAAAATTGCAAGTCGAGAAGGAATGGACCATACAGTAGCTACTTCGCCTTTCTATTCCGCTTGGGTGGAGACCGCCCAATCAGATTTGGCAGATATCAAAGTGGCCATTGCTAATCGTGATTTTGAGAAACTTGGTCAAATTACAGAACACAATGGTATGAAAATGCATGCAACAACCCTTTCCGCGAATCCCCCTTTTACCTATTGGACGGCAGATAGTTTGCTTGCTCAAGAGACTGTTCGTCAGGTTCGTGAAAAGACTGGTTTGTCAGCATATATGACGATGGATGCTGGACCAAATGTTAAAGTTCTCTGCCGTGAAAGTGAGATGGATGAATTTGTCAATGAACTATCTCAGATTTTTCCAAGAGAAAAAATCATTACCAGTAAGCCAGGTCCTGCTGCCTATATTTTAAGCGAGGAAGAGTGGCACGCATCACAAAAAAAATTTGAAAAGAGTTTAGAACATGAAGGTAGTGACCAAGGTTCCAGGTAA
- a CDS encoding type 2 isopentenyl-diphosphate Delta-isomerase — MIYQRIEGLNRKDQHVALADLQYNDASAADFAQTRFVHHSLPEMAIEDVSIKTQVAGLEFDRPFFINAMTGGSEKTGQINQLLGIIGHVSKIAIASGSVSAAIKDPSVAKTFSVLRRENPHGIIFANLGAHHDVESAKRAIDLLEANAIQIHINAPQEIIMPEGDRDFSMWLKNIESLVRGLEVPVIVKEVGFGMSRETIAQLKSVGVETVDISGTGGTNFAKIENARRIFQEFTYLEGWGQSTVESLIEAASLPIEQRPAIIASGGIKNPFDIVKSLALGANLVGLSNRILQYVKDGKMDQMDKVFYDLSVMNGEIRDIMTLLGAKDIASLRKTDLILPASVQHWCQARGIDWQLYGQRSKK; from the coding sequence ATGATCTATCAACGAATTGAAGGATTAAACCGTAAAGATCAGCATGTTGCATTAGCTGATTTGCAATATAATGATGCATCTGCAGCGGATTTTGCCCAAACACGATTTGTTCACCATTCATTACCTGAAATGGCGATTGAGGATGTTTCAATAAAGACACAGGTAGCAGGCTTAGAGTTTGACAGACCATTTTTTATTAATGCTATGACAGGCGGGAGTGAAAAAACAGGTCAAATCAATCAATTGCTGGGAATTATTGGACATGTCAGTAAAATCGCAATTGCTTCTGGGTCAGTGAGTGCAGCGATTAAGGATCCAAGTGTAGCAAAGACATTTTCGGTCTTGCGTCGTGAAAACCCACATGGTATTATCTTTGCAAATTTAGGTGCTCACCATGATGTTGAAAGTGCTAAACGCGCAATTGATCTCTTAGAAGCTAATGCTATTCAAATTCATATCAATGCTCCTCAAGAGATAATTATGCCAGAAGGTGATCGCGATTTTTCAATGTGGTTGAAGAATATTGAGTCGCTTGTAAGAGGCTTAGAGGTTCCTGTTATTGTTAAAGAAGTTGGTTTCGGTATGAGTCGTGAAACCATAGCGCAATTGAAGTCAGTCGGAGTGGAAACAGTTGACATCTCTGGTACAGGTGGGACAAACTTTGCTAAGATTGAGAATGCGCGCCGCATTTTTCAAGAGTTTACATATTTGGAAGGATGGGGTCAGTCTACGGTTGAATCGTTGATAGAAGCAGCTAGTCTTCCAATCGAACAGCGTCCAGCGATTATAGCGTCTGGAGGAATAAAAAATCCATTTGATATTGTGAAATCACTTGCCTTGGGAGCTAATTTAGTCGGATTATCTAACCGTATCTTACAATATGTAAAAGATGGTAAAATGGACCAAATGGATAAGGTTTTTTATGATTTGTCGGTTATGAACGGTGAAATTCGTGATATTATGACTCTCCTAGGTGCAAAAGATATTGCATCGTTGAGGAAGACAGATCTTATCTTGCCTGCCTCTGTACAACATTGGTGTCAAGCGCGTGGTATTGACTGGCAGTTGTACGGTCAACGTTCTAAAAAATAG
- a CDS encoding ACT domain-containing protein: MKAIITVVGKDKSGIVAGVAGKVAELGLNIDDISQTVLDQYFTMMALVSAEEKKDFTKLRAELESYGEALNVKINIQSAAIFDAMHNL; the protein is encoded by the coding sequence ATGAAAGCAATTATTACAGTTGTTGGTAAAGACAAATCGGGTATTGTAGCTGGTGTAGCAGGAAAAGTTGCAGAATTAGGACTTAATATTGATGATATTTCTCAAACCGTTTTAGACCAGTATTTCACAATGATGGCCTTGGTATCTGCTGAAGAAAAGAAGGACTTTACGAAGCTTCGTGCAGAATTGGAATCTTATGGTGAGGCTTTAAACGTTAAAATCAATATTCAAAGTGCAGCTATTTTTGATGCGATGCACAATTTATAA